In the Pseudoliparis swirei isolate HS2019 ecotype Mariana Trench chromosome 19, NWPU_hadal_v1, whole genome shotgun sequence genome, one interval contains:
- the LOC130209750 gene encoding calnexin-like, with amino-acid sequence MSFVLLCVMLVAGVTPLSAAAQPGIIESLLMATQQRPWLWGVYVFTVGLPAILFVSFMWPDKRFGPPDQEYYYKKSDDAQADDPQLSKRTEEVDTKGKADKAETRRRDTHGNQEKCDSDLKDH; translated from the exons ATGAGCTTTGTGTTGCTGTGCGTGATGCTGGTAGCCGGCGTGACGCCTTTGTCTGCTGCAGCACAG CCGGGTATCATAGAGAGCCTCCTCATGGCCACCCAGCAGCGGCCCTGGCTCTGGGGTGTCTACGTCTTCACCGTCGGACTTCCTGCCATTCTCTTCGTTAGCTTCATGTGGCCGGACAAG AGATTTGGTCCCCCTGATCAAGAGTATTACTACAAGAAGTCTGACGATGCTCAAGCAGATGATCCTCAGCTCTCAAAGCGGACAGAGGAAGTGGATACCAAAG GAAAGGCCGACAAAGCTGaaacgaggaggagagacactcATGGTAACCAGGAGAAGTGTGACTCAGACCTGAAG gaTCATTGA
- the LOC130209748 gene encoding fibrinogen-like protein 1: protein MGGSRLLLTGLMVIAACSQSLCASGRCSEEVARLREQETLLKGRLQKQEVLLHRLQLLSQPGTGDKAGPGQSQDNESTDCSQLFSSGSKSSGFYTIRPHGSPQPVRVYCDMSDGGGWTVIQRRIDGTERFNRSWAEYKDGFGVMDAEFWLGNDNLHYISTQGNYSLRINLRDFDGYQGYAEYNNFKVANEKDHYRLTFGTYVGTLGDALSGNYQVGVSEWAGHQGVRFSTYDQDNDNHKGNCAQEDKGGWWFNKCHSAHLNGMYYPNGYYSALTDDGVVWYTWRGWWYSLKTSVMKLRPTDFKIDPIDDPNAVPHRPAS from the exons ATGGGAGGCTCGCGGCTGCTGCTCACGGGACTGATGGTCATCGCAGCTTGCTCTCAATCTCTCTGT GCGTCAGGCAGATGCAGTGAGGAGGTGGCTCGTCTGCGGGAACAGGAGACGCTTCTGAAGGGCCGGCTTCAGAAACAAGAGGTCCTCCTACACAGATTGCAACTGCTGAGCCAACCGGGCACCGGGGACAAAGCCGGACCGGGCCAGAGCCAGGACAACGAGTCCACAG ACTGCTCCCAACTATTCAGTTCTGGCTCCAAATCCAGCGGCTTCTACACAATCAGACCCCACGGCAGCCCTCAGCCAGTCAGAGTCTACTGTGACATGAGTGATGGAGGTGGTTGGACCGTCATTCAGAGGCGGATCGACGGGACGGAGAGGTTCAACAG gTCGTGGGCAGAGTATAAAGATGGCTTTGGAGTCATGGATGCAGAGTTTTGGCTCGGAAATGACAACCTGCATTACATCTCGACCCAAG GGAACTATTCTCTGAGGATTAACCTGAGAGACTTTGATGGTTACCAGGGCTACGCCGAGTACAATAACTTCAAAGTGGCCAATGAAAAG GATCACTACCGACTTACCTTTGGAACCTATGTCGGCACGCTCGGAGATGCTCTGTCTGGAAACTATCAGGTCGGTGTGTCAGAGTGGGCCGGGCACCAGGGCGTCCGATTCAGCACCTACGACCAGGACAACGACAACCACAAAGGAAACTGCGCACAGGAAGACAAAGGAGGCTGGTGGTTCAACAA GTGTCACTCAGCCCATCTTAATGGCATGTACTACCCCAATGGGTACTACAGTGCGTTGACGGATGACGGTGTAGTTTGGTACACTTGGAGGGGATGGTGGTACTCCCTGAAGACGAGCGTCATGAAGCTGCGACCGACCGACTTCAAAATCGACCCCATTGACGACCCCAACGCTGTTCCTCACAGACCAGCTTCCTAG